Proteins from one Flavobacterium branchiarum genomic window:
- the uxaC gene encoding glucuronate isomerase, protein MSTNQSFINDNFLLENKFAEELYHNYSKNQPIIDYHNHLSPQHIADNTIFNNITNVWINGDHYKWRAMRTLGIDEQFITGNASDKDKFMNWAKTVPYTMRNPLYHWTHLELARYFDIYDLLNEKSAEKIYIEASEKINSEAYSTQNLLKKVNAELVCTTEDPIDNLEFHQKLTQNPIGTKMSTAFRPDKAILISNDGYNQYIDTLGEVAGVTISSYSDLCTALKNRIEYFTNNGCKLSDHGLDQIYFENFTESEINSIFKKKRENQTITPEEGLKFQSAVLLFLSETYHEFGWVQQFHLGALRNNNARMHRILGPDTGWDSIGDYPQAQKLSAFLNALDSKDKLTKTIIYNLNPADNEVMATMIGNFNDGSIRGKVQFGSGWWFLDQKDGMTKQLNALSNMGLISCFVGMLTDSRSFLSFPRHEYFRRILCNLLGDEIKRGELPNDMEWIGKMVQDISYNNAKEYFKF, encoded by the coding sequence ATGAGCACTAATCAATCTTTTATAAACGATAATTTTTTACTAGAAAATAAATTTGCGGAAGAATTATATCATAATTATTCTAAAAATCAACCGATTATAGATTATCACAATCATCTATCACCACAGCATATTGCAGATAATACTATTTTTAATAATATCACTAATGTGTGGATAAACGGCGACCACTATAAATGGCGTGCCATGCGTACATTAGGTATTGATGAGCAATTTATAACAGGAAATGCTTCAGACAAAGATAAATTCATGAATTGGGCAAAAACTGTTCCATATACCATGCGTAATCCTTTGTATCATTGGACGCACTTAGAATTGGCTCGCTATTTTGATATCTATGATTTGCTGAATGAAAAATCGGCAGAGAAGATATATATAGAAGCCTCAGAGAAAATAAATTCAGAAGCATATAGCACACAAAACTTACTAAAAAAAGTAAATGCTGAATTAGTGTGTACAACCGAAGATCCTATAGATAATTTAGAGTTCCATCAAAAGCTAACTCAAAATCCGATTGGAACTAAAATGAGTACTGCTTTTAGGCCCGATAAAGCTATTCTAATTTCTAATGATGGTTACAATCAATACATAGATACTTTAGGAGAAGTTGCAGGAGTTACAATTAGTTCTTATTCTGATTTATGTACTGCATTAAAAAATAGAATTGAATATTTTACGAATAACGGTTGCAAGCTTAGCGATCATGGATTGGATCAAATTTACTTTGAGAATTTTACGGAAAGTGAAATAAATTCAATCTTCAAAAAGAAAAGAGAAAATCAAACAATTACTCCCGAGGAAGGATTGAAATTTCAAAGTGCAGTCTTATTGTTTTTGTCTGAAACCTATCATGAATTTGGATGGGTGCAACAGTTTCACTTAGGTGCTTTAAGAAATAATAATGCTAGAATGCACAGAATTTTGGGACCTGATACAGGTTGGGATTCTATTGGTGATTACCCACAAGCGCAAAAATTGTCTGCTTTTTTAAATGCTTTAGATAGCAAAGATAAATTGACTAAAACAATTATATATAATTTAAATCCTGCCGATAATGAAGTGATGGCAACTATGATTGGAAATTTCAATGATGGTAGTATCAGAGGTAAAGTGCAGTTTGGTTCTGGATGGTGGTTTTTAGATCAAAAAGACGGAATGACTAAGCAATTAAATGCGCTTTCAAATATGGGTTTGATTAGCTGTTTTGTTGGAATGCTAACGGATTCTAGAAGCTTTTTATCTTTTCCTAGACACGAATATTTCCGACGTATACTTTGTAATCTTTTAGGTGACGAAATTAAACGTGGTGAATTACCTAATGATATGGAATGGATTGGTAAAATGGTTCAGGATATCTCTTATAATAATGCTAAGGAATATTTTAAGTTTTAA